One window from the genome of Eucalyptus grandis isolate ANBG69807.140 chromosome 7, ASM1654582v1, whole genome shotgun sequence encodes:
- the LOC104455198 gene encoding serine carboxypeptidase-like 18 translates to MWVSILAVLLSASAASSQYIVETLPGFPGRLPFKLETGYISVGEIEFFYYFVQSTGNPEADPLLLFMNGGPGCSGLNAFLYQIGPLKFNIADYTGGLPSLLYEPDAWTKTANIIFIDALIGAGFSYTMTASGYNCTDSLNAAQIQTFLRNWLAAHPSFETNPVFVGSDSYAGIYTPLVATEILQGNEAGLRPYVHLRGMILSCPHTDTNLETNALERHCGGNFVESTNANCTEDLATCNELTELINPTNVLDPVCTFISPKSKEAFKLAVSNQKNHRRSLQHFTKDHLVSLPRLRDHQCSYFEYLLSDIWGNYPGVQEALHVRPGTVSEFFRCNISLAYTEDVTSVLDYHKNLTNLGMQVLVFGGDHDMFMPHNGLEEWIKWLDLTVDIDWRPWFLDGQVAGYTRNYEHSGYRLTYATIEGAGHSPTESKRGECYKMFNRWIHYHPL, encoded by the exons ATGTGGGTGTCCATTTTGGCTGTGCTATTGTCTGCATCAGCTGCTTCATCTCAGTACATAGTGGAGACACTTCCTGGGTTTCCTGGTAGACTTCCTTTTAAGCTTGAAACCGG TTACATAAGTGTCGGTGAGATCGAGTTCTTCTACTACTTTGTGCAGTCTACTGGGAATCCTGAAGCTGACCCTCTTCTACTTTTCATGAATGGGGGTCCTGGGTGTTCAGGGTTGAATGCCTTCTTGTACCAGATTG GTCCACTTAAATTCAATATTGCTGATTACACTGGGGGTCTGCCGTCATTACTCTATGAGCCAGATGCATGGACCAAG ACAGCAAACATTATATTCATAGACGCACTGATAGGCGCCGGTTTCTCCTACACGATGACTGCATCAGGATACAATTGTACGGACTCACTGAATGCTGCACAGATACAGACCTTCTTAAGAAAT TGGTTGGCGGCTCATCCAAGTTTTGAAACTAATCCGGTGTTTGTTGGTAGCGATTCTTATGCCGGAATATATACTCCCCTGGTTGCTACAGAAATCCTGCAAG GGAATGAAGCTGGACTTAGACCATATGTTCACCTTAGG GGAATGATACTATCATGTCCTCACACGGACACCAATCTTGAAACAAAC GCTTTAGAAAGACATTGTGGTGGGAATTTTGTGGAGTCGACAAACGCAAACTGCACAGAGGATCTGGCAACGTGCAATGAG CTAACTGAATTGATCAACCCAACAAATGTTCTTGACCCTGTTTGTACTTTCATTTCACCAAAATCGAAAGAGGCTTTCAAATTAGCAGTATCAAACCAAAAGAACCACAGGAGGTCCCTCCAACATTTCACCAAGGATCATCTCGTGTCACTACCGAGACTTCGCGACCATCAGTgctca TATTTCGAATATCTACTCTCCGATATATGGGGTAATTATCCAGGCGTACAAGAAGCTCTTCACGTGCGACCG GGAACCGTCAGCGAATTTTTCAGGTGTAATATTTCCTTAGCCTACACCGAGGATGTCACCAGTGTTCTCGATTATCATAAGAATCTCACCAATCTGGGCATGCAAGTTCTAGTTTTCGG GGGTGATCATGACATGTTTATGCCGCATAACGGCCTTGAAGAGTGGATAAAATGGCTTGATCTGACGGTTGATATAGATTGGCGACCGTGGTTTTTAGATGGCCAAGTTGCGGG GTACACAAGGAACTACGAACACAGCGGATATCGATTGACTTATGCAACAATAGAG GGAGCTGGTCACTCGCCTACAGAATCCAAACGCGGAGAATGTTACAAGATGTTTAACAGATGGATTCATTATCATCCTCTGTAG